GACAGGACGGAATTTTGCTAGTCGGAGCGGGAGCGAGGCGGGATTCCCGCCTTCAGATCCGTCCTGTTTGCATTCCTAATTTTTCCTAGGAACCaaacaaattttgatacaaCTATTTTAATACCGATTCCGACGTCGAACCAAATAAGTCCTAactctaaataaaaattaatatgatgATTATTGAATAAAGTGGATGtcaaatatacataatattttggTATGTATAAGTAGTATTCGTTATTTTTATAATACCGACGGCGTCGCAGCTCCTCTTCCTTCCAACGTGGGTGTGTGTTATGGAACTCTGGGCGACAACCTGCCGCCCCCAAGCAAAGTCATATCCCTCATGCAGAAATGCAACATCCTCAAGCTCCGGCTCTACGACCCCAACCCCGACGTGCTGGCGGCGCTGCAGGGCTCCAACCTCCTCGTCTCCTACGGCGTCAAGAACCAAGACTTGGCCGCCATCGCCGGCGGCGTCGACCGAGCCCGGTCCTGGGTCGACCAGTTCTACGTCCCCTACCAGAACCTCAACGTCGCGGAGATCATCGTCGGCAACGAAGTCGTCCCCGGCGACCTCGCCCGCTATGTCGTGCCCGCCATGCGCAACCTTCATGCTGCGTTCAGGAGCTCCAACTTCAGTATTACAATCACCACCGCCATTTCATCAGCGACACTGACCAACACCTACCCGCCGTCACACTCCGCTTTCACCAACGGAGCTATTAACGTGATGGCGGAGTTAGTCGGCTTCCTGAAGTCCTCGGGGATGCCGCGCAGCATGCTGTACGTGCACCTGTACCCGTACTTCGCGTACGCGGCCGACCCCGCGAACGTGCGGCGGGACTACGCGTTGTTC
Above is a genomic segment from Ananas comosus cultivar F153 linkage group 15, ASM154086v1, whole genome shotgun sequence containing:
- the LOC109721624 gene encoding probable glucan endo-1,3-beta-glucosidase BG4, whose protein sequence is MSNIHNILVCISSIRYFYNTDGVAAPLPSNVGVCYGTLGDNLPPPSKVISLMQKCNILKLRLYDPNPDVLAALQGSNLLVSYGVKNQDLAAIAGGVDRARSWVDQFYVPYQNLNVAEIIVGNEVVPGDLARYVVPAMRNLHAAFRSSNFSITITTAISSATLTNTYPPSHSAFTNGAINVMAELVGFLKSSGMPRSMLYVHLYPYFAYAADPANVRRDYALFKAREPVVVDGNLTYYNLFDAMYDGFAWAMEKIGGEGVQLVVGETGWPSAGNGEFTTPALAQTYVTNMYRHVVNDDRTPKNPNKGLGGVLAFALFDEDRKPAGVEQNFGLYYPSMQPVYSSPFSC